A window of the Brassica napus cultivar Da-Ae chromosome C5, Da-Ae, whole genome shotgun sequence genome harbors these coding sequences:
- the LOC106400799 gene encoding NADPH-dependent alkenal/one oxidoreductase, chloroplastic-like has product MNTALATTTATTPALRRETPPLRHCSLAKPSVFRLNRVGFKSGVQTIGKSLLRISASNQSASAAVNVAADTSIPSEMKAWVYSEYGGVDVLKVESNIAVPVVNDDQVLIKVVAAALNPVDAKRRQGKFKATDSPLPTVPGYDVAGVVVKVGSAVKDFKQGDEVYANVSEKALEGPKQSGSLAEYTAVEEKLLALKPKNIDFAQAAGLPLAIETADEGLVRTEFSAGKSILVLNGAGGVGSLAIQLAKHVYGASKVAATASTGKLELVRSLGADLAIDYTKENIEDLTERFDVVFDAIGMCDKAVKVIKEGGKVVALTGAVTPPGFRFVVTSNGDVLKKLNPYIESGKVKPVVDPKGPFPFSRVADAFSYLETNHATGKVVVYPIP; this is encoded by the exons ATGAACACTGCGCTTGCAACAACCACCGCCACAACTCCCGCGCTTCGCCGCGAGACACCTCCTCTCCGTCATTGTTCTCTCGCAAAACCGTCAGTTTTCCGATTAAACAGAGTAGGATTCAAATCCGGCGTGCAAACCATCGGGAAGTCATTACTGAGGATATCCGCGAGCAATCAGAGCGCTTCAGCGGCAGTTAACGTCGCGGCGGATACTTCAATTCCAAGCGAGATGAAGGCTTGGGTGTACAGTGAATACGGCGGAGTGGATGTTCTGAAGGTAGAGAGCAACATTGCTGTTCCGGTGGTTAACGATGATCAGGTATTGATCAAAGTTGTTGCGGCGGCTCTTAATCCCGTCGACGCAAAGAGACGGCAAGGAAAGTTCAAAGCCACCGATTCGCCTCTCCCG ACGGTTCCTGGATACGACGTCGCAGGAGTAGTGGTGAAGGTGGGAAGCGCGGTGAAAGACTTCAAACAAGGAGACGAAGTATACGCAAACGTGAGCGAGAAAGCGTTGGAAGGACCGAAGCAATCCGGCTCTCTGGCGGAGTACACGGCCGTGGAAGAGAAGCTTTTAGCCTTAAAGCCTAAAAACATCGATTTCGCTCAAGCCGCGGGGCTTCCGCTTGCTATTGAAACCGCCGACGAAGGTCTCGTTAGGACGGAGTTCTCCGCCGGGAAATCAATTCTCGTTCTCAACGGCGCCGGAGGAGTAGGAAGCCTTGCGAttcag CTTGCGAAGCACGTCTACGGAGCTTCGAAGGTGGCTGCAACAGCGAGCACCGGGAAGCTAGAGCTGGTGAGAAGCTTAGGTGCTGATTTAGCTATTGATTACACCAAGGAGAACATTGAAGACTTGACTGAGAGATTCGATGTCGTCTTTGACGCCATTG GGATGTGTGATAAGGCGGTGAAGGTGATAAAGGAAGGAGGGAAAGTTGTGGCCTTGACCGGAGCCGTCACGCCTCCTGGTTTCAGATTCGTTGTGACATCTAACGGCGATGTTCTGAAGAAACTGAATCCATACATTGAGAGTGGGAAGGTGAAGCCTGTGGTTGATCCCAAAGGACCTTTTCCATTCTCACGTGTGGCTGATGCTTTCTCATACCTAGAAACGAACCATGCCACAGGGAAGGTCGTTGTATATCCTATCCCTTGA
- the LOC106400801 gene encoding uncharacterized protein At4g28440-like, with protein sequence MADTKPGLRKPAFTKVDQLRPGTSGHNVTVKIVSTKMVLQKGPGGGPQARQMRISECVVGDETGIVVFTARNDQVDLMKEGTTVTLRNAKIDMYKGSMRLAVDKWGRVEVTEPASFKVKEDTNMSLIEYELVNAVE encoded by the exons ATGGCAGACACGAAACCCGGGTTGAGAAAGCCAGCTTTCACTAAGGTTGATCAGCTGCGTCCTGGGACTAGCGGACACAATGTCACCGTTAAGATCGTTAGCACCAAGATGGTGTTACAGAAAGGTCCCGGAGGTGGTCCTCAGGCTCGCCAGATGCGCATTTCTGAATGCGTTGTCGGAGACGAGACTGGGATTGTTGTCTTCACCGCAAGAAATGACCAAG TGGACTTAATGAAAGAAGGAACCACTGTAACTCTACGCAATGCAAAAATCGACATGTATAAAGGATCAATGAGGCTAGCTGTAGACAAGTGGGGTCGCGTTGAAGTCACAGAGCCTGCCAGCTTCAAAGTTAAAGAAGACACCAACATGTCCCTTATCGAGTATGAGCTTGTCAATGCTGTCGAATGA
- the LOC125587800 gene encoding uncharacterized protein LOC125587800 codes for MAALAPGILQKLIDGMKTGVKPTREHRSSLLQVTDIVPIDLDEKNLLPKQGFFIKVTDSSHSIYVSLPSDQNDVVLSNKMQLGQFIYVDRLDPGTPVPIVQGARPIPGRHPLLGTPEPLMSCARGGGKTKNERGRGSWDLNGDVLVLKPASLDFDQCTPAKQRVVTRGRSPGGVRCSYGGGILRGESPGSVMRKSCVVVPSSSSKFPRSISVCDRETAKSFVSSALFSPFKPSAKTSNSPPPSVRTRRATAAAALVEDERDAPKSTSKLAFPKYSKMEKQEKISTLTGRLSTLSKEAMQQRETAQKIALQALREATVTETVVRHLKTLANLSKSAKADCPAGCFEKFLEFHKQISETMTEIASIEAANENKSEDGSSSILNEIQHNSIDHEKTASKKRTTALKQQQQNHKKLRSNNENKNPSASPPLSGLGNTVRLAKEIENEAANWFMEFIEKALEKGMKKSKGTGDADVKKVPQSLILRVVNWVEAEQSADNTRRPVHPKASQITRKLRIKMKNP; via the exons ATGGCGGCTTTAGCACCTGGAATCCTTCAGAAGCTAATCGACGGTATGAAAACCGGAGTTAAACCGACCAGAGAACACAGAAGCTCTCTACTACAAGTCACAGACATTGTCCCCATCGATCTCGACGAGAAGAATCTCTTACCCAAACAAGGCTTTTTCATAAAAGTCACCGACTCTTCTCACTCCATCTACGTCAGCCTTCCTTCTGaccaaaacgacgtcgttctCAGCAACAAGATGCAGCTCGGCCAGTTCATCTACGTCGATAGGCTCGATCCGGGGACCCCTGTTCCGATCGTTCAAGGCGCTAGGCCCATCCCTGGAAGGCATCCTCTGCTCGGGACTCCCGAGCCGTTGATGAGCTGCGCAAGAGGAGGAGGGAAGACTAAGAATGAACGTGGGAGAGGCTCTTGGGATCTGAACGGAGACGTTTTGGTGTTAAAGCCTGCGTCTTTGGATTTTGATCAGTGCACTCCGGCGAAGCAGAGGGTGGTGACGAGAGGGAGGTCACCAGGTGGTGTTAGGTGTTCTTATGGAGGAGGAATTTTGAGAGGAGAGAGTCCTGGTTCGGTGATGAGGAAGAGCTGTGTTGTTGTTCCATCGAGTTCTTCGAAGTTTCCGAGAAGTATAAGTGTTTGCGATAGAGAGACGGCGAAGAGCTTTGTTTCTTCTGCTCTTTTTAGTCCTTTTAAACCCTCT GCAAAGACAAGCAACTCACCTCCTCCGAGTGTACGCACTAGACGAGCTACCGCAGCTGCTGCTTTGGTGGAAGATGAAAGAGATGCTCCAAAGTCTACTTCGAAATTGGCTTTTCCAAAGTATAGTAAGATGGAAAAACAAGAGAAGATTTCGACTCTAACTGGAAGACTCAGCACATTGAGCAAG GAAGCTATGCAGCAGCGAGAGACGGCTCAGAAGATAGCTCTTCAGGCATTAAGAGAAGCTACAGTCACTGAAACAGTTGTTCGTCATCTTAA GACATTAGCCAACCTGAGCAAATCAGCAAAAGCTGATTGTCCAGCTGGGTGCTTTGAGAAGTTCTTGGAGTTTCACAAGCAGATATCTGAAACCATGACCGAAATAGCGTCCATTGAAGCAGCTAACGAGAATAAATCTGAGGATGGGTCGTCTTCCATACTTAACGAAATCCAGCATAACTCTATTGATCACGAGAAAACAGCATCAAAGAAAAGAACTACTGCCCTGAAGCAGCAGCAGCAAAACCATAAGAAATTGAGATCAAACAATGAGAACAAGAACCCATCAGCATCTCCTCCTCTTTCCGGGTTAGGAAACACAGTTAGGTTGGCTAAAGAGATAGAGAACGAAGCTGCAAACTGGTTCATGGAGTTTATAGAGAAGGCTCTAGAGAAAGGGATGAAGAAGAGTAAAGGAACAGGTGATGCAGATGTTAAGAAGGTTCCACAGTCTTTAATTCTCCGAGTTGTAAACTGGGTGGAAGCAGAACAGTCTGCTGATAACACAAGACGACCAGTACATCCAAAAGCATCACAAATCACTAGAAAGCTCAGAATCAAAATGAAGAATCCTTGA
- the LOC106397452 gene encoding aldehyde dehydrogenase family 2 member B7, mitochondrial has translation MASRRVSSMLSRSFMSLPSLFALRGKHHNTNRGVYGYSNVAAAEDTITPPVKVEHTQLLIGGKFVDAASGKTFPTLDPRTGEVIAQVAEGDVEDVNRAVSAARKAFDEGPWPRMTAYERSKILLRFADLVDKHNDEIAAIETWDNGKPFEQSSKIEVPMLARVFRYYAGWADKIHGMTVPGDGSHHVQTLHEPIGVAGQIIPWNFPLLMLSWKLGPALACGNTVVLKTAEQTPLSALLVGRLLHEAGLPEGVVNIVSGFGPTAGAAIASHMDIDKVAFTGSTDVGKIILELASKSNLKAVTLELGGKSPFIVCEDADVDQAVELAHFALFFNQGQCCCAGSRTFVHERVYDEFVEKAKARAIKRAVGDPFKSGIEQGPQVDSEQFKKILKYIKHGVESGATLQAGGDRFGSKGYYIQPTVFSDVKDDMLIATDEIFGPVQTILKFKNLDEVIARANNSRYGLAAGVFTHNLDTANRLMRALRVGSVWINCFDVFDATIPFGGYKMSGIGREKGIYSLNNYLQVKAVVTAIKNPAWL, from the exons atggcGTCAAGAAGAGTATCTTCAATGCTCTCTCGCTCCTTCATGTCCTTGCCCTCGCTGTTCGCTCTTAGag GCAAACACCACAACACGAACAGAGGAGTTTACGGATACAGCAACGTCGCTGCAGCCGAAGACACGATCACTCCGCCTGTGAAAGTAGAGCACACACAGCTCTTAATCGGCGGAAAGTTCGTTGATGCAGCCTCAG GAAAGACATTCCCAACTTTGGATCCAAGAACTGGAGAAGTGATCGCTCAGGTGGCTGAAGGTGATGTGGAAGACGTGAACCGTGCGGTTTCGGCTGCACGCAAGGCCTTTGATGAAGGACCATGGCCTAGAATGACAGCTTAT GAGAGATCAAAGATACTACTTCGCTTCGCTGACTTGGTCGACAAACACAACGACGAGATTGCTGCTATTGAGACTTGGGACAATGGGAAGCCTTTTGAACAGTCTTCCAAGATTGAAGTTCCTATGCTCGCTAGGGTGTTCCGTTACTATGCTG GTTGGGCAGACAAGATCCATGGAATGACGGTTCCTGGAGATGGTTCACACCATGTGCAGACACTCCATGAGCCTATTGGAGTCGCTGGACAGATCATCCCATGGAACTTCCCTCTTCTCATGCTTTCTTGGAAACTTGGACCAGCTTTGGCTTGCGGTAACACCGTTGTCCTCAAGACGGCTGAGCAAACTCCTCTCTCCGCTCTTCTTGTTGGAAGACTACTTCACGAG GCTGGACTTCCGGAAGGAGTTGTGAATATAGTGTCTGGATTTGGTCCTACAGCTGGTGCAGCCATAGCTAGTCACATGGACATTGATAAG GTTGCTTTCACCGGTTCTACTGATGTGGGAAAGATTATTCTTGAGCTGGCTTCAAAAAGCAACCTTAAGGCAGTGACTCTTGAGCTTGGAGGCAAGTCCCCGTTCATTGTATGTGAAGATGCTGATGTGGATCAGGCCGTTGAGCTCGCTCATTTCGCTTTGTTCTTTAACCAG GGACAATGCTGCTGTGCTGGCTCGCGTACGTTTGTACATGAACGTGTGTATGATGAGTTTGTTGAGAAAGCTAAAGCTCGCGCAATCAAACGCGCTGTTGGAGATCCCTTCAAGTCTGGCATTGAGCAAGGTCCCCAG GTGGACTCGGAGCAGTTCAAGAAAATCCTCAAGTACATTAAACATGGAGTTGAGAGTGGAGCTACCTTACAAGCAGGTGGTGACCGGTTTGGTTCCAAGGGTTACTACATTCAGCCCACTGTCTTCTCAGACGTCAAA GACGACATGCTCATAGCAACAGACGAGATCTTCGGACCGGTTCAAACCATACTTAAATTCAA GAATCTGGATGAGGTTATTGCCAGGGCTAACAACTCTAGGTATGGTTTAGCTGCTGGAGTGTTCACTCATAATCTGGACACGGCGAATCGGCTGATGAGAGCGCTCAGGGTTGGAAGCGTTTGGATAAACTGTTTCGATGTGTTTGATGCCACAATTCCATTCGGAGGGTACAAGATGAGTGGCATTGGAAGAGAGAAAGGTATCTACAGTCTCAACAATTACTTGCAAGTCAAGGCTGTTGTCACTGCCATCAAGAACCCGGCTTGGctctaa
- the LOC106401473 gene encoding spermidine synthase 1, with protein MDAKEASATDLKRPREEDDAAAAASMETENGDQTKEPACFSSVIPGWFSEMSPMWPGEAHSLKVEKVLFQGKSDYQDVIVFQSATYGKVLVLDGVIQLTERDECAYQEMITHLPLCSIPNPKKVLVIGGGDGGVLREAARHASVEQIDMCEIDKMVVDVSKQFFPNVAIGFEDPRVNLVIGDGVAFLKNAAEGSYDAVIVDSSDPIGPAKELFEKPFFQSVARALRPGGVVCTQAESLWLHMDIIEDIVYNCREIFKGSVNYAWTSVPTYPSGVIGFMLCSTEGPDVDFKNPVNPIDDSSSKSNGPLKFYNAEIHSAAFCLPSFAKKVIESKAN; from the exons ATGGATGCCAAAGAAGCCTCCGCCACCGATTTGAAGCGACCGAGAGAAGAGGATGacgccgccgccgccgcttCCATGGAGACAGAGAACGGGGATCAGACCAAGGAGCCTGCTTGTTTCTCCTCTGTGATTCCCGGGTGGTTCTCCGAGATGAGTCCCATGTGGCCAG GAGAGGCACACTCTTTGAAGGTCGAGAAGGTTTTGTTTCAAGGGAAATCTGATTACCAGGATGTCATTGTTTTCCAG TCAGCGACATATGGTAAAGTTTTGGTTTTGGATGGAGTAATCCAACTCACGGAGAGAGACGAATGCGCCTATCAGGAAATGATCACTCATCTTCCTTTGTGCTCTATCCCTAACCCAAAGAAG GTGCTGGTCATTGGAGGAGGAGATGGAGGTGTCCTGAGGGAAGCTGCACGCCATGCTTCTGTTGAGCAGATTGATATGTGTGAAATTGATAAAATGGTGGTCGAC GTCTCTAAGCAGTTTTTCCCTAATGTAGCAATTGGATTCGAGGATCCTCGCGTTAACCTCGTCATTGGCGATG GTGTTGCTTTCTTGAAGAATGCTGCTGAAGGATCATACGATGCAGTTATTGTTGACTCATCAGATCCAATTG GTCCAGCAAAGGAGCTGTTTGAGAAGCCCTTCTTCCAATCTGTGGCTAGAGCTCTTCGACCTGGTGGAGTTGTGTGCACTCAAGCTGAAAGCTTGTGGCTTCACATGGACATCATCGAAGACATTGTTTACAATTGCCGTGAGATCTTCAAGGGTTCTGTGAACTACGCGTGGACCAGTGTTCCAACATACCCGAG TGGGGTTATCGGGTTTATGCTCTGTTCAACTGAAGGGCCTGACGTTGACTTCAAGAACCCTGTGAACCCAATTGATGACAGCTCCAGCAAATCAAATGGACCCTTAAAGTTTTACAACGCTGag ATTCATTCAGCTGCGTTCTGCTTGCCTTCTTTCGCCAAGAAGGTAATAGAGTCAAAAGCTAATTGA
- the LOC106401472 gene encoding uncharacterized protein LOC106401472 — MNEKLSVMELLKRAAKLLFSNINLAFFLFFSSLPLFCFLILFELSLQTTISLTYQFLSQELDLGGYFFLQDHKDLSENDLIPWLIQTSLLYFFPYTLLDLFTTTVIVAASSVSYTSGEEEPLGMLCLVQRSAKICRNRLVGCLITSLYVLLLSTSVFFGFFSESVNYLFITSLARDYQRFHSKTAVLFHAVVVLIRGTVFIVLAVKFGNWSAGWNMGLVVSVLEEEEDGEDGKGGIYGTNALSLSYWYGRGHEKRDLLMMLMFLVFAIATRMPCLYSRCSLSLSSSGNGVLYTGLYVGLICVGNVVKWVACVVSYYDCRARVLEKKDDVEIGSKAKGFAT; from the coding sequence ATGAATGAGAAGCTAAGTGTCATGGAACTACTAAAACGAGCTGCAAAGTTACTCTTCAGTAACATCAATCTCgctttcttcctcttcttctcctctctccCACTGTTTTGTTTCTTGATCCTTTTCGAGCTCTCTCTCCAAACCACCATCTCTCTCACTTACCAGTTCCTCTCCCAAGAACTCGATCTTGGCGGCTACTTCTTTCTCCAAGATCATAAAGATCTGTCGGAGAACGATCTCATTCCATGGCTGATTCAGACATCTCTGCTATACTTTTTTCCCTACACCCTTCTTGACCTCTTTACCACCACCGTGATCGTTGCAGCATCTTCCGTATCTTACACGTCAGGGGAAGAAGAACCGTTGGGGATGCTTTGTCTGGTACAGAGATCTGCCAAGATATGTCGGAACAGATTAGTCGGTTGTCTGATCACATCACTCTATGTCCTCCTCTTGTCAACCTCAGTGTTCTTCGGTTTCTTCTCAGAATCAGTCAACTACTTATTCATTACTTCTCTCGCACGTGATTACCAAAGGTTCCACAGCAAAACAGCAGTGCTGTTCCACGCGGTTGTGGTTCTGATTCGCGGTACTGTCTTCATAGTTCTGGCTGTCAAGTTCGGAAATTGGAGCGCGGGATGGAACATGGGTTTGGTTGTTTCGGtcttagaagaagaagaagatggagaagatggTAAAGGAGGCATCTATGGAACAAATGCTCTGTCTCTTTCGTATTGGTATGGAAGGGGACATGAGAAACGTGATCTCTTGATGATGTTGATGTTCTTGGTCTTTGCTATTGCGACGAGGATGCCGTGTTTATACTCCAGATGTAGTTTGAGTTTGAGCTCGAGTGGAAATGGAGTTTTGTATACTGGTCTCTATGTGGGTTTGATTTGTGTTGGGAATGTGGTTAAATGGGTGGCTTGTGTTGTAAGTTACTATGATTGTAGAGCTAGGGTTTTGGAGAAGAAGGATGATGTGGAGATTGGATCAAAAGCTAAGGGTTTTGCTACATAA